A single window of Mycolicibacterium madagascariense DNA harbors:
- the orn gene encoding oligoribonuclease, which yields MRDELVWIDCEMTGLDLESDRLIEIAVLVTDGELNLLGDGLDVVIHADDAALDGMVDVVATMHRKSGLTEEVRSSTVDVPTAEAMVLDYVKGHVKQAKTAPLAGNSIGTDRGFIARDMPALDAFLHYRMIDVSSIKELCRRWYPRIYFGQPEKGLAHRALADIHESIRELKYYRSTAFVPPPGPSTSDIAAVAAELGPPADAAGQPDSAGGHESG from the coding sequence GTGCGCGACGAACTGGTGTGGATCGACTGCGAGATGACGGGGCTCGATCTCGAGTCGGACCGGCTGATCGAGATTGCCGTCCTGGTGACCGACGGGGAACTGAACCTGCTCGGCGACGGTCTCGACGTCGTGATCCACGCGGACGACGCGGCGCTCGACGGCATGGTCGACGTGGTCGCCACGATGCACCGCAAATCGGGCCTGACCGAGGAGGTGCGGTCCTCCACCGTCGACGTGCCCACCGCAGAAGCGATGGTGCTCGACTACGTCAAAGGCCACGTCAAGCAGGCGAAGACCGCACCCCTGGCCGGTAACTCCATCGGCACCGACCGCGGCTTCATCGCACGCGACATGCCCGCGCTGGACGCCTTCCTGCACTACCGGATGATCGACGTCAGCTCGATCAAGGAACTGTGCCGTCGCTGGTATCCGCGCATCTACTTCGGGCAACCCGAGAAGGGCCTCGCCCATCGCGCGCTGGCCGACATCCACGAGTCGATCCGCGAGCTGAAGTACTACCGCAGCACGGCGTTCGTGCCGCCGCCGGGCCCCTCGACCAGTGACATCGCCGCGGTGGCCGCCGAGTTGGGGCCGCCCGCGGACGCGGCGGGGCAGCCGGATTCGGCCGGGGGCCACGAGAGCGGCTAA
- a CDS encoding FAD-dependent monooxygenase, producing MVDRTIEGKRLRDVMAEHVSTDERTDQSGAAVLVSGASFAGLATAYWLNELGYRVTVIETARELRRGGTPVDVEGQTIDVLTRMGVIDAVRAKALPPRSLEFKNDDDTTLAVMSAQQGADEPRNEQYEIHRDDLLDILFAAIHDVVDIRFGLSITHLENRPDAVTVTFSDDRRDTYALVFGCDGNRSNTRRLAFDGTAQNVVYPLGGYFFIKVAPTTALLPANVSQIYSVAGRTALLNGYDDQTDVALAFRTTAEIDYDYRDRAAQRRMIHESFDGLGWKVPAMLDILDADDDFYFDMLNQVRMPTWSTGRVALVGDAGYCVSPVAGMGGSMAIIGAGTMADALRRNAGDHVAAFDEYERTLRPLVDDVQERAATLGMSMMFPSDDDELAERNRTLSEGTLNL from the coding sequence GTGGTCGACCGCACCATCGAGGGGAAGCGGTTGCGGGACGTGATGGCTGAACATGTGTCGACCGACGAGCGAACCGACCAGAGTGGTGCTGCCGTACTGGTCAGCGGCGCCAGCTTCGCGGGCCTCGCCACCGCCTACTGGCTGAACGAACTGGGCTACCGGGTCACGGTGATCGAGACCGCCCGAGAGCTGCGCAGGGGCGGCACGCCCGTGGACGTCGAGGGCCAGACCATCGACGTCCTCACCCGCATGGGCGTGATCGATGCCGTGCGCGCGAAGGCCCTGCCTCCACGCTCGCTGGAATTCAAGAACGACGACGACACCACCCTGGCCGTGATGTCGGCGCAACAGGGCGCGGACGAGCCACGCAACGAGCAGTACGAGATACACCGCGACGACCTGTTGGACATTCTGTTCGCCGCGATTCACGACGTCGTGGACATCAGATTCGGACTGTCGATCACGCACCTCGAGAATCGTCCCGACGCCGTCACGGTCACCTTCAGCGACGACCGCCGAGACACCTATGCGCTGGTCTTCGGCTGCGACGGCAATCGCTCCAACACCCGTCGGCTGGCGTTCGACGGCACCGCGCAGAACGTCGTCTACCCCCTGGGTGGCTACTTCTTCATCAAGGTGGCACCCACCACGGCGTTACTGCCGGCCAACGTCTCCCAGATCTACAGCGTCGCGGGACGGACGGCTCTGCTCAATGGCTACGACGACCAGACCGACGTCGCGCTCGCCTTCCGCACCACGGCCGAGATCGACTACGACTACCGCGACCGAGCAGCACAACGCCGCATGATCCACGAGTCCTTCGACGGGCTTGGATGGAAGGTGCCCGCGATGCTCGACATCCTCGACGCCGACGATGACTTCTACTTCGACATGCTCAACCAGGTCAGAATGCCGACGTGGTCGACGGGGCGGGTCGCGCTGGTGGGCGATGCCGGTTACTGCGTCTCACCGGTCGCCGGCATGGGCGGCTCCATGGCCATCATCGGCGCGGGCACGATGGCCGACGCGCTGCGCCGCAACGCAGGTGACCACGTCGCCGCGTTCGACGAATACGAGCGCACGCTGCGCCCCCTCGTCGACGACGTGCAGGAACGGGCAGCCACCCTGGGGATGTCCATGATGTTCCCCTCCGACGACGACGAACTCGCCGAACGCAACCGCACGCTGAGCGAGGGAACGCTCAACCTCTAG
- a CDS encoding TIR domain-containing protein → MVYFRRSDLELAGRQRTASLGYANARDALNTRTASVFPGERFDVFLSHSFKDAPLILGIANHFEKQGLSVYIDWIVDRQLNRSEVSLETASLLRERMGQCTSLIYANSTSSPMSKWMPWELGYFDGSKGGPIAIMPIDDDVPGQQGQEYLGLYPAIERVPVGSGFITAAVEPGGLHRMPVAEFGRGLGQLYGF, encoded by the coding sequence GTGGTCTACTTCCGCAGAAGCGACTTAGAACTGGCTGGCCGACAGAGGACCGCGTCGCTCGGCTATGCGAACGCCAGAGACGCCTTGAACACCAGAACCGCGAGCGTGTTCCCTGGAGAGAGGTTCGACGTCTTTTTGAGTCATAGCTTCAAAGATGCTCCACTCATTCTTGGCATAGCCAACCATTTTGAGAAGCAAGGTCTCAGCGTGTACATCGACTGGATTGTCGACCGCCAGCTCAACAGGTCTGAAGTTTCCTTAGAAACAGCTTCCCTGCTCCGAGAGCGCATGGGGCAGTGCACTTCGCTGATATACGCGAACTCGACGTCATCGCCTATGTCGAAGTGGATGCCATGGGAGTTGGGTTACTTCGACGGGTCAAAGGGTGGGCCAATAGCAATCATGCCGATCGACGACGACGTGCCTGGACAGCAAGGGCAGGAGTATCTCGGTCTGTATCCGGCGATCGAGAGAGTGCCAGTTGGATCGGGCTTCATCACTGCCGCGGTGGAACCCGGCGGGCTCCACCGAATGCCCGTTGCGGAGTTCGGTCGAGGGCTGGGGCAGCTCTACGGCTTCTAG
- a CDS encoding TIR domain-containing protein, producing the protein MAHRTFFSFHYERDVQRASVVRNSSQTKPSITPEWIDASLWEATKPSDAAIERLIARAVLSTTVTAVLIGAETSNRQWVNYEIRESLARGNGLLGIYIHNILDFNRRPDRMGVNPLPTTVPTYDWVRDNGYQNLGTWVDRAYASR; encoded by the coding sequence ATGGCTCACCGAACGTTCTTTAGCTTCCACTACGAGCGCGACGTCCAGCGAGCATCCGTGGTGAGAAACAGTTCCCAGACAAAGCCGAGCATCACGCCCGAGTGGATAGATGCGTCTTTATGGGAGGCGACTAAACCTAGCGATGCGGCGATTGAACGACTGATTGCAAGGGCGGTACTCAGCACAACCGTGACGGCAGTCTTAATTGGCGCTGAGACCTCTAACAGGCAATGGGTCAATTATGAGATTCGCGAGAGTCTCGCGCGTGGAAATGGATTGCTCGGGATATATATCCACAATATCTTGGATTTTAATCGCAGGCCCGATCGGATGGGCGTCAATCCGCTTCCTACTACGGTTCCAACCTACGACTGGGTCCGTGACAACGGTTATCAGAATCTAGGGACTTGGGTCGATCGCGCCTATGCATCGCGCTAA
- a CDS encoding HIT family protein: MFAGGWRRRFSSRPLSSTLWTAVRYSLWVHSFGYTPPFDDVTHVRKRARSRAVDDKPRRRRGSVHRASERPTWIANDTAVCCSCLGLSDPWRSLCAVPNMGRTGVHRLSARCPFCAILAGDGAVRMVVKTDLVAAFFPKEPATLGHTLVVPLKHIPDIWSVDDEYAAALMAVTREVAGAVRSAFEPEGLNIIQSNGEAATQTVDHLHVHVVPRWSGDDIGPIWPSGSSIDDASLDSALARLRATMAGAR, encoded by the coding sequence ATGTTCGCAGGTGGCTGGCGGCGCCGGTTCTCTAGCCGCCCACTGTCTAGCACTCTCTGGACTGCGGTGAGGTACTCACTTTGGGTACACAGCTTTGGGTACACGCCCCCTTTCGATGACGTCACGCATGTCCGCAAGCGCGCGCGATCACGTGCAGTAGACGACAAGCCTCGACGGCGACGAGGTTCGGTCCACCGTGCGTCGGAACGGCCGACGTGGATCGCTAACGACACAGCGGTGTGCTGTTCGTGCCTAGGTTTGTCGGACCCTTGGCGTAGCTTGTGCGCAGTACCAAATATGGGGCGAACGGGGGTTCACAGATTGTCTGCGCGTTGCCCGTTCTGCGCGATCCTCGCTGGCGATGGCGCCGTCCGCATGGTGGTGAAAACCGATCTTGTCGCGGCATTCTTTCCGAAAGAGCCTGCGACCCTAGGGCACACCCTCGTAGTGCCACTCAAGCACATACCAGACATTTGGTCTGTCGACGATGAATACGCTGCAGCATTGATGGCAGTCACCCGCGAAGTCGCTGGAGCAGTTAGGAGCGCGTTTGAACCCGAAGGACTCAACATAATCCAATCTAACGGAGAGGCCGCAACACAAACGGTCGATCATCTACACGTGCATGTAGTGCCTCGGTGGAGCGGCGACGATATTGGTCCTATCTGGCCATCGGGATCATCAATTGATGATGCGTCGCTCGACAGTGCACTGGCTAGACTGCGCGCGACTATGGCCGGTGCACGATGA
- a CDS encoding DUF3618 domain-containing protein, which produces MADRDPDKIKQDIDVAREQLASTVDALAERANPARIADDVKTGVVQFVKKPAVAATLAGLGALIVVLAIRRARS; this is translated from the coding sequence GTGGCAGACCGGGATCCCGACAAGATCAAGCAGGACATCGACGTAGCGCGGGAACAACTCGCCAGCACGGTGGATGCCCTCGCCGAGCGGGCGAATCCGGCGCGCATTGCCGACGACGTCAAGACCGGTGTCGTGCAGTTCGTGAAGAAGCCCGCGGTCGCGGCGACGCTGGCCGGGCTGGGCGCCCTGATCGTGGTGCTCGCGATCCGCCGGGCGCGCAGCTGA
- the bcp gene encoding thioredoxin-dependent thiol peroxidase: protein MPPTPRLAVGDKAPAFSLPDADGNTVSLSDFAGRKVVVYFYPAASTPGCTKQACDFRDSLAELNEAGLDVVGISPDKPAKLAKFRDAEGLTFPLLSDPDREVLTQWGAFGEKTMYGKTVQGVIRSTFVVDENGDVEVAQYNVKATGHVAKLRRELAV from the coding sequence ATGCCCCCGACCCCGCGCCTCGCAGTGGGCGACAAGGCCCCCGCGTTCAGTCTTCCCGATGCCGACGGCAACACCGTCTCGCTGAGCGACTTCGCCGGACGCAAGGTCGTCGTCTACTTCTACCCGGCCGCCTCCACGCCCGGGTGCACCAAACAGGCCTGCGACTTCCGGGACAGCCTGGCCGAACTGAACGAGGCGGGCCTCGACGTCGTCGGCATCTCGCCCGACAAGCCGGCCAAACTGGCGAAGTTCCGCGACGCGGAGGGCCTGACGTTTCCGCTGCTGTCCGATCCCGACCGCGAGGTGCTCACCCAGTGGGGCGCCTTCGGCGAGAAGACCATGTACGGCAAGACCGTTCAGGGCGTCATCCGGTCGACGTTCGTCGTCGACGAGAACGGCGACGTCGAAGTGGCCCAGTACAACGTCAAGGCCACCGGGCACGTCGCCAAGCTGCGCCGCGAGCTAGCGGTCTAG
- a CDS encoding dipeptidase: MSDLVDQVKSVLPSVRADLEDLVRIESVWADPDRRAEVHRSAEAVSKLLAQAGFHDIRTVSEGGAPAVIARRPAPAGAPTVLLYAHHDVQPEGDPSQWASPPFTPTERDGRLYGRGTADDKAGIATHLAAIRAFGDDLPVGVTVFVEGEEESGSPTLSALLAAHRDLLAADVIVIADSDNWSTTTPSLTVSLRGLADCVVEVATLDHGLHSGMWGGVVPDALSALVRLLASLHDDDGNVAVVGLHQGTAADVDYPADHIRKETGILDGVTEIGSGSVTDRLWAKPAITVIGIDTTPIAKASNTLIPSARAKVSMRVAPGGDARAHLAALTRHLEEHAPWGARVTVTAGDVGEPYAIAANGPVYDAARTAFRQAWGVDPIDTGVGGSIPFIAEFANAFPDAKILVTGVEDPATQAHSVDESLDLGVLERAATSEALLLAALGALDR; this comes from the coding sequence ATGAGCGATCTCGTCGACCAGGTGAAGTCGGTGCTGCCCTCCGTGCGGGCCGACCTCGAGGACCTCGTCCGCATCGAATCGGTGTGGGCCGATCCCGACCGGCGCGCCGAGGTGCACCGCAGTGCCGAGGCCGTGTCGAAACTGTTGGCGCAGGCCGGTTTTCACGACATCCGCACGGTCAGCGAAGGCGGCGCGCCCGCCGTCATCGCCCGTCGCCCCGCACCGGCGGGTGCGCCGACGGTCCTGCTGTACGCCCATCACGACGTGCAGCCCGAGGGCGATCCGTCGCAGTGGGCGTCGCCCCCGTTCACACCGACCGAACGCGACGGCCGTCTCTACGGTCGGGGCACCGCCGACGACAAGGCGGGCATCGCAACGCATCTCGCGGCGATTCGGGCCTTTGGCGACGACCTGCCCGTCGGCGTCACGGTCTTCGTGGAGGGGGAGGAGGAGTCCGGCTCGCCCACTCTGAGCGCGCTGCTGGCCGCCCATCGGGATCTGCTGGCTGCCGACGTCATCGTCATCGCCGACTCCGACAACTGGAGTACGACGACGCCGTCGCTGACGGTGTCGCTGCGCGGTCTCGCCGACTGCGTCGTGGAGGTCGCCACGCTCGATCACGGCCTGCACTCCGGGATGTGGGGCGGCGTCGTCCCCGACGCGCTGAGCGCCCTGGTCCGCCTGCTCGCCAGCCTGCACGACGATGACGGCAACGTCGCGGTCGTGGGCCTGCACCAGGGCACGGCGGCCGACGTCGACTACCCGGCGGATCACATCCGCAAGGAGACCGGAATCCTCGACGGCGTCACGGAGATCGGCTCGGGTTCGGTCACCGACAGGCTGTGGGCGAAGCCGGCGATCACGGTCATCGGCATCGACACGACGCCCATCGCGAAGGCGTCGAACACCTTGATCCCGTCGGCGCGGGCCAAGGTCAGCATGCGCGTCGCCCCGGGCGGCGATGCCCGAGCGCATCTGGCCGCGCTGACCCGGCACCTCGAGGAGCATGCGCCGTGGGGCGCGCGGGTCACGGTCACCGCGGGTGACGTCGGCGAGCCCTACGCCATCGCGGCGAACGGACCCGTCTACGACGCCGCCCGCACCGCGTTCCGGCAGGCCTGGGGCGTCGACCCGATCGACACGGGGGTCGGGGGCTCGATCCCGTTCATCGCCGAATTCGCCAACGCCTTCCCCGACGCGAAGATCCTCGTCACCGGCGTCGAGGATCCCGCGACGCAGGCCCACAGCGTCGACGAAAGCCTCGACCTCGGCGTGCTCGAGCGGGCCGCGACGTCGGAGGCGCTGCTGCTGGCAGCCCTCGGGGCGCTAGACCGCTAG
- the acpS gene encoding holo-ACP synthase AcpS: protein MSIVGVGIDLVSIPDFAEQVDQPGTVFAETFTPGERRDAADKSSSAARHLAARWAAKEAVIKAWSGSRFSKRPMLPEGIHRDIEIVTDMWGRPKVRLTGAIGEHLRDVTIHLSLTHEKDTAAAVAILET from the coding sequence ATGAGCATCGTGGGAGTCGGCATCGACCTCGTCTCCATACCGGACTTCGCAGAACAGGTCGACCAGCCGGGCACGGTGTTCGCCGAGACGTTCACCCCCGGTGAGCGTCGCGACGCCGCGGACAAGAGTTCGTCTGCGGCACGGCATCTGGCGGCGCGCTGGGCCGCCAAGGAGGCGGTCATCAAGGCGTGGTCGGGGTCGCGTTTCTCGAAGCGCCCGATGCTGCCCGAGGGCATCCACCGTGACATCGAGATCGTCACGGACATGTGGGGACGCCCCAAGGTGCGGTTGACCGGCGCGATCGGGGAGCACCTCAGGGACGTCACCATCCACTTGTCGCTGACCCACGAGAAGGACACCGCCGCGGCGGTCGCCATCCTGGAAACCTGA